The genomic stretch GGCGATGGCGCAATGGTGGAAATAGACGCCGAGCGCCAGTTCCGGCGCATGATGAAGATTGCCGAAGGATTTCATGTAGTTGGCGAGCGCGAAATTGCGATAGCCGGTGGCCCGTTCGGAGGCGGCGACCTCGCGGTCGATGATGATGGTCTCGTCGTCGGCGAGGAACTGGATGAAGCGCAGAATCTCACCGATCGCCTCGCGCGGCTGGTGGCCGGCAAGCAGAATGTCGGAAATGACAATGGCACCGGCGTTGATGAACGGATTGCGCGGAATGCCGTTCTCATGCTCGAGCTGGACGATCGAGTTGAACGGATTGCCCGAAGGCTCGCGCCCTACCCGTTTCCACAGCGCGTCGCCGACATTGCCGAGCGCCAGCGTCAGCGTAAAAACCTTCGAAATGCTCTGGATCGAGAACGCCTGATCGGCATCACCGGCCATCAGCATGCGGCCGTCATTGGTGACGGCAGCGATGCCGAATTTCCTTGGATCGACCTTCCCCAGTTGGGGAATATAGGTCGCGACATCGCCGCGATCGCTCCGCTCGGCCATTTCGGCGGTGACTTCGGCCAGCGCCAGCTCGAGTTCCGGCATGGTGCTACCTCAACCAGCGTTCGATGCGCGCCATTGCCTCGACCATGTCGTCATGGCTGCCGGCATAGGAAAACCGCATGGTGCGATGCCCCGCCTTGGTGTCGAAGTCGCGGCCGGGCGTCGCCGCAACATGCGCCTCGGCCAGCATCTTGCGGGCAAAGGCCATGCTGTCATTGGTGTGCCTGACGACATCGCAAAAGGCATAGAATGCGCCGTCCATGGGCGCCGCCAGCGGAAAGCCGAGTTCCGGCAGACGTTTCATCAGCAGTTCGCGATTCCAGGCGTAGCGGCCCTTGACCGCTTCCAGCTCTTCGGTCGCGGCAAAAGCCTCGATCGCGGCGATCTGCGACAGTTCCGGCGTCGAGATGTAGAGGCTCTGGGCAATGCGTTCGACTGGCCGCACCAGCTCTTCCGGCAACACCATCCAGCCGATTCGCCAGCCGGTCATGCAGTAGTATTTCGAGAACGAGTTGATCACCGTCACGCTGTTGCCGAAGGCGAGTGCCGTGGTGTCCGGGGCGCCATAGGCC from Mesorhizobium sp. NZP2077 encodes the following:
- a CDS encoding glutaminase → MPELELALAEVTAEMAERSDRGDVATYIPQLGKVDPRKFGIAAVTNDGRMLMAGDADQAFSIQSISKVFTLTLALGNVGDALWKRVGREPSGNPFNSIVQLEHENGIPRNPFINAGAIVISDILLAGHQPREAIGEILRFIQFLADDETIIIDREVAASERATGYRNFALANYMKSFGNLHHAPELALGVYFHHCAIAMSCRQLAMAGRFLANGGKNPATGHTVVSAERARRIGAMMLTCGHYDGSGDFAFRVGIPGKSGVGGGILGIVPGVASLAVWSPGLNANGNSKLGSIALEKLARMMNWSIFAP